DNA from Streptosporangiales bacterium:
CTGGTACCACCGCCTGGACGCCGGCTTCGCCGGCCGCCGCCGCCTCCCCGCGGACGCCTGACCCCGAACCCGTCAGTCGGCGGGTACGGCCTCTGCCAGGCCGGCCCAGGGGTGGTTGGTCGGGTACGGGGTGGAGCCTTCCGGGCAGTGCTGGGCGAAGTCGCAGTACCGGCACTGGGGCCCGGGCTGGGGTGGGAAGACCTCGTCGACCTCTGCGTCGGACAGGCCGGCGCGGAACTTGGCGTCGGCGGCTGCGGCCTCTGCGCCGATCTGCTCCGCGCGCCGCAGCTGGCGCTGCAGGGCGTGGTCGTCGTGCTCCCAGCCGAGCACCTCACCGGTCGGCAGGTGGTGCAGCTCGACCCGGTAACAGGGGCGCCGCAGCACCTGCCGGGTGCAGATCGCGTACAGCGCCAGCGCCATCGACCCGCGTGCGTCGTCGACGGTGAGCGCGTGCCTGCCGGTCTTGTAGTCGACCACCACCAGCTCGCCGTCGCGGTCGTCCAGCCGGTCGACCCGACCGGACAGCGCAAGCACCTGGGTGCGGGTGGCCACCACCCGCTCGATGCCGACCGGCTCGTCGTACGGGTCGAGCTCGGCGACGTAGTCGGCGACCATCTCCCGCGCCCGCGCGCGTACCTGCTCCGCCTGCTGGTCGTCGCGGAAACCCAGCGAGATCCAGCCCTGGTCGACCAGGCGCTGCGCGGCGTACGTGGTGCGCTGCTCGGGCGGCAGCCGCCACCACGCGGCCAGCGCGCCGTGCACGCTCGCGCCGAGGGAGTTGTGCCCCCACGGCGGACCCTTCGGCGGCTGCGGCCGGTCCAGGTAGGTCATCCGGTAACGGCGCGGACAGTCGACCCAGGAGGCGAGCCGCGACGGCGTGCACGTGTACAGCCGCTGCGGCATGCCCTCGAAACCCAGTTGCCCCATCACGTCCACTCTGTCGGACGCCACCGACAACGTGCCAGGGCGCACCTTCGCGGACACGCCCTAGTGGCCGCGTTCCACCCAGTCCGCGTAGTCCTTCTCCTCGGTGCCGATGGTGGTCTCCTCGCCGTGGCCGGGCAGCACCCGGGTCTTGGCGGGCAGGCTCAGCAGCTCGTCGGAGATCGACGTGAGGATGGTGGGGAAGTCCGAGAACGAGCGGCCGGTCGCGCCAGGGCCACCCTTGAACAGGGTGTCGCCGGTGAACACGACGCCGAGGTCCTCGGCGTACAGGCAGATCGAGCCCGGCGAGTGCCCCGGGGTGTGCAGCACGGTCAACACGATGTCGGCGACCTCGAACGTCCCGCCGGGCTCGATGCTGATGTCCGGGCGCTGGTCCTCGTGCGTCATCTCCCACAGCCGCCGGTCACCGCGGTGCATGGCCACCGGCGCCTCGTCGCGTTCCGCGAGCTCGAGGGCCACGTTCACGTGGTCGTTGTGCCCGTGGGTGCAGATGACGGCGAGGATCTCCCTGTCACCGACCTGCTCCAGGATCGCCTCGGCGTGGTGTGCAGCATCGACGACGATGACCTCGTCGTTGTCACCGATGACGTACACGTTGTTCTCGACCTCGTGGTCTTCACCGTCGAGGGAGAAGACGCCCGAGGTCTCGATCTTCTCGATGCGGACCTTGGTCTTCTTCTCTTTGTCCTTGCCCTTGCCCCTGGCCATGTCGACCGGCTACCTCTCAGAACGTAACCACTGAGCGGAGCACATTACCGTGCTCCATGCGCGCGAACGCATCCTCCACCCCGTCGAGCGGGATGGTCTCCGTCACGAAGTCCTGCAGCGGCAGCCTGCCCTGCTGGAACAGGTCGATCAGCATCGGGAAGTCACGGGACGGCAGGCAGTCGCCGTACCAGGACGACTTCACCGCGCCACCGCGGCCGAACACGTCGATCATCGACAGCTCGATGGTCATCTTCGGGTCGGGGACGCCGACCAGCACGACCACGCCGGCGAGGTCGCGGGCGTAGAACGCCTGGGTGAACGTCTCCGGCCGGCCGACCGCCTCGATCACCACGTCGGCGCCGTTGCCTCCGGTCAGCCCCCTGATCTCCTCGACCGGGTCGGCGGCCTTCGAGTTGACGGTGTGCGTGGCGCCGAACTGCTTCGCCCACTCCAGCTTGCGGTCGTCCACGTCCACGGCGATGATCCGGCGGGCACCGGCCAGGCGGGCGCCCGCGATGGCGGCGTCGCCGACGCCGCCGCAGCCGATCACCGCGACCGAGTCGCCGCGCCCGACGCCGCCGGTGTTGATCGCCGCGCCGATGCCGGCCATCACGCCGCAGCCGAGCAGGCCGGCGACGGTGGCAGGCGCGTCCGGGTCGACCTTCGTGCACTGGCCGGCGGCGACCAGGGTCAGCTCCGCGAACGCGCCGATGCCGAGCGCGGGCGCGAGCTCCGTACCGTCGGCCAGCGTCATCGGCTGGCTGGCGTTGTGCGTCGCGAAGCAGTACCAGGGCCGGCCGCGCTTGCAGGCACGGCAGTCACCGCACACCGCCCGCCAGTTCAGGATCACGAAGTCGCCCGGCTCGACGCTGGTGACGTCCGGCCCGACGGACTCGACCACGCCGGCGGCCTCGTGCCCGAGCAGGAACGGGAACTTGTCCTCGATCGCGCCCTCGCGGTAGTGCAAGTCGGTGTGGCAGACGCCGCACGCCTGTACCTTCACCCGGGCCTCCCCCGGCCCCGGCTCTGGGACCACGATGGTCTCCACGGAAACCGGCTGCTTCTCCCCCGTCGCCACGACTGCACGTACTCGCTCCGGCATGATCGACCCCTTTGCCATTCGCCTAGCTCTCCACGCGACCGTCACATGGTACGGGGCGGACCAACGCGCTGAACGGCTCGCCTCACCGTGTGTCATGCCCGCCGGCCAACCGGACATATGCCGCTCCACCGAGCGCACGCCAACAGCGACAACATCTGGCACACGCGGCAACTACGCTCCGCCGCATCGGACCTGCGTCGATGCGACAGCCCGGCAGCGGCGCGGGTATCGTGGCCGATCGGTACCGGTCCGGACCGCAGGGGGCGACGGCGACCGGCCGATCGAAGGCGGTTCCTCTGGGCGACCACGGTGGGGGTGGGTCGTACGGGGCGTCTTACAAGGGGGAAAGAAAGCGTGCTGACGCTGGAAGAAGGTGCACAGCGCACCGTCTCGTACACGGGGATACGCGCCGACGAGCGCGTGCTCGTTCTCTACGACGACGTGTCCAACGCGGGGCCTGCGTGGGCACTGCGGCGCGCGGCGACGGCTGGCGGCGCCAACGCGCACGTGCGCTACCTCGACCGCGGCAGCCGCGACGACGGCGGTGACGCCCTCGACGCCATCGTGGACGAGCTGGTCGACCTCGACGTCGTCATCGCCTTCACCCGCGGCACGGTGGTGCCGAGCGCAGCCGCCGTCACCGCCGTCTCGCACGGCGCCCGGGTGTACGCGATGGCCGGCGCCAGCGAACGTACGCTCACCCAGGGCCCGCTCGAAGCCGACTTCGGCGCGCTGGCGACGGCGGGCAACTTCCTCGCCGAACGGCTGAGCGACGCCACCCATGCGGAGCTCTACACGCCGGCCGGCACCAGGCTCACCATGTCGCTGGCCGGCCGGCGCGGCATCCTGAACCCGCCGAGCCGGCCGCAGCCAGGGGTGTACCGGTTCCCGTACGCCGGTGTCGTCATCGCGCCGGTCGAGGAGTCCGTACACGGCACCGTCGTGATCGACGCCGGCCCCGGCGTCGGCGCCGCGCCCACCACGCTCACCATCGAACGCGGCCTGGTCACCGGCGGCGCGGCGGGCACCGCGCTCGCGGATCTCGTCGCTGCCGACATCGCCGCGGCCAACCGGGTGGGCATGGTCGGCTTCGGCATGAACCCCGCGGCCAGCCTGCAGGGCCCCGCGTACGAGCACACGGCGGTCGCGGGCACCGGTCACCTCGCGTTCGGCCCGAACGGTGGCATCGGCGGTGGGCAGCACCACGGCAGGTACGTCGAGCTCGGCTACGCGAAGCCGTCGCTGTTCCTCAACGGCACGCAGGTCATGCGCGCGGGCGTCATCGAGTCCGCGCTCACCGTCTCGTAGCCTCGATCCTTCATCACCAGCGCCTGGCCGGGTGAGTCGTAGGTCAGCCGCACGAGGCCGGTGATCAACACGAACCGTGCGGTGGCGTGACCGCCCGTGGAAGATCGAGGCTAGCGTCGATCGGCTGCTCGGCCAGCTCGACGGTGTAGATCGGCTGCTCGTCACCGCCGGCCACGCAGCTGGTCTCGGCGACCCGCCCGGCCGCGGCGACGTCGTCGAGCGCCGGCCGCAGCCGGGCCAGCACCTCCTCGGCCGCGACGATCCGCAGCTGCGACACGTCCGCGCGCATCGACAGCTGCGCCTGCGACTTGGCGCGCCGCACCGCGGCGATAGCCGCGCCGGCGAGGTCCACCAGCTCCGGGTCACCGGCACCCAGCTCGCGCACCTGCGTCGCGGACGGCCACTCGGCCCGGTGGACGGAGCCGTCCTGCCACCACGACCACACCTCCTCCGCGACGTACGGCAGGAACGGTGCCAGCAGCCGGTGGAAGACCGCCGACGCCTGCGCCGCCGCGCCGCGCTCGCCGTACGCGCGCGCCTTCACCAGCTCCACGTGGTCGTCGCAGAACGCCCAGAAGGCGTCCTCGACGAGCTGCAGTGCCCTGGCGTGCTCGTAGTCGTCGAGCGCGTCGGTGGCGTCGGCCACCACGTCGGCGAGCCGGCCGAGCATCGCCAGGTCCAGCGGCTCCCGCACCGCGGTCGGGTCGGCGTCGCCGGCCATGGTCAACACGAACTTGCTGACGTTCAGCAGCTTGATCGCCAGCCGGCGGCCGACCCGCATCATGGCGTCGTCGTAGGTGGCGTCGACCCCGAGCCGGCCGTGCGCCGCCCAGTACCTGAAGGCGTCGGCGCCGTACTTCTCGAGCACCGCCGCCGGGGTCACCGCGTTGCCCTTGGACTTCGACATCTTCTTCCGGTCCGGGTCGTAGATGAACCCGGAGATCGCCGCGTGCCGCCACGGCAGCGACCCGTGCTCCAGCTGGGCACGGACGACGGTGCCGAACAGCCAGGTGCGGATGATGTCGTGCGCCTGCGGGCGCAGGTCGAACGGGAACACGCGGCCGTGGAGATCGGCGTCGTCGAGCCAGCCACCGACGATCTGCGGGCTCAGCGACGACGTCGCCCAGGTGTCGAACACGTCCGGGTCGGCGACGAAGCCACCCGGCCGGCCCCGCTGCTCCTCCCGGTAGCCGGGGGCGGGGTCGGTGCTCGGGTCGACCGGCAGGGTGTCCTCGGCGGGCAGCAGGGGCCGCTGGTGGTCGACGACGCCGTCGTCGCCGACCGGGTACCAGGCCGGGATGGGCACGCCGAAGTACCGCTGCCGGCTCACCAGCCAGTCGCCGGCCAGGCCGCGCACCCAATCCTCGTAGCGCGCCGCCATGTGCGCGGGGTGCCACCGCAGCTGGCGACCACGGGCGAGCAGCGCCGAACGCAACGACTCGTCGCGGCCGCCGTTGCGGAGGTACCACTGCCTGGTCGACACGATCTCCAGCGGCCGGTCGCCCTTCTCGTAGAAGTTGACCGCGTGCGTGACCGACCGCGGTTCGCCGCGCAGCTCCCCCGCATCGCGTAACAGCTCGACCAGCCGCTCCCGCGCGCGGCGGACGGTCAGGCCAGCGAGCTCGGCGTACGGCGCGGTCGCGACGCCGGCCGGCGGGGTGGCGAGGAACCGGCCGTCGCGCCCGACGACCGCACGGACCGGCAGGTCGAGCTCCCGCCACCAGACCACGTCGGTGAGGTCGCCGAACGTGCACACCATGGCGATCCCCGTGCCCTTGGCGGGATCCGCGAGCCGGTGTGCGTACACCGGCACCGAGGCGCCGAACAGCGGCGTATCGACCCGGGTGCCGACCAGCCCGGCGTAGCGCTCGTCGTCGGGATGGCAGACGAGCGCCACGCATGCCGGCAGCAGCTCGGGTCTGGTCGTCTCCACCAGCACGTCGCCGCCGTCGGCCGTGTGGAACGGCAGCGCGTGGTACGCGCCGGCGATCTCGCGGTCCTCCACCTCCGCCTGGGCGACCGCCGTGCCGAAGTCGACGTCCCACAGCGTCGGCCCCTCCGCCTGGTAGGCGTCGCCGCGCCGCACCTCGCGCAGGAACGACGCCTGCGCGACACGACGGGCGCGGTCGCCGATGGTGGTGTAGGTGTGCGTCCAGTCGACGGACAGCCCGAGCGTACGGAAGGTGCGCTCGAACTCCTGCTCGTCCGCGGCGGTCAGCGTCAGGCACAGCGCGATGAAGTCCGGCCGGCTGACGGCCACGGGTTCACCCCGCGGGTTCGCCGGCGGCGTGAAGTCGGGGTCCTTCGGCAGCGTCGGGTCGCAGCGCACGCCGAAGTAGTTCTGCACGCGGCGTTCGGTCGGCAGCCCGTTGTCGTCCCAACCGATCGGGTAGAACACCCGGTAGCCGCGCATGCGCTTGTACCGCGCGACGAGGTCGGTGTGCGTGTACGAGAACATCGAGCCCACGTGCAGCGTGCCGCTCACCGTCGGCGGCGGCGTGTCGATCGAGTAGACCTCGGCGCGGTGGCGCGTGCGGTCGAAGGCGTACGTACGTTGCTCGTCCCAGATCCGGGACCACTTCTCTTCGAGACCGGAAAGCGACGGCCGATCAGGCACGGCCATAGGGGAACCTCAAAGTGTGGGTAGGCGTGCGAGGAACGCGAAGCAGGCGCGAGAAGCGCCTAACGTACTCGCGCCCGGGCCTGACCCACCTTGAGCAGCATGTCGGCCATGGTAGCGAAATTCGGTCGCGGCTGCCCGCACGGATGCGGTAGAACGTCGTAGTGACGCCATACCCCATCCGCCCGTTCACCGCCGACGAGTTCCCACGAGTCGGTCGGGTCATCGCCGGCGCGTTCCTCGAGTCGTACCGCGAGGAAGACATCGCGGTGCTGCAGCGCACCCTGGAGCTCGACCGCGGCCTCGCCGCGTTCGACGGTGACCGGCCGGTCGCCACCGCGGGCGCGCACACCTTCGAGCTGACCGTTCCCGGCACCGTCGCGCCTGCGGCGGGTGTCACCATCGTCACGGTGGACCCCACCTACCGCAGGCAGGGCCTGCTCAGCGCCCTGATGACCAGGCAGCTGGGCGACCTCGCCGAGGGCGGTGAGGCGGTGGCCGTGCTGTGGGCGTCGGAGTCGTCGATCTACCGCAGGTACGGCTACGCGGTGGCCAGCTACCGCACCATGCTCGAGGTCGACCGCGCGGCAGCCGGGTTGGTCGCCGACGCCCCGGTCGACCCCGAGCTGCGGCTAACGATCGCCGACCCTGGCGAGGTCACCGACGACCTGGCGAAGCTGTACGACGAGCTGCGGCCGCAGCGTCCCGGCTTCGTCACGCGTGACGAAGCGCACTGGGCGGACACCCTGAACGACCCCGAGCACGCCCGCGACGGCGCACTGGCGATGCAGGCACTCCTCGTGCACGGCCCGGCCGGCGACCTCAGGGCCTACGCGCTGCACCGCATCTCGCCAGGGCACGACGGCCTGACGAGCACGGCGACGGTACGCGTCGAGGAGATCCAGGCCAACGACGCCGCAGCGTACGCCGCCTGCTGGCGCTTCCTCAG
Protein-coding regions in this window:
- a CDS encoding MBL fold metallo-hydrolase, with amino-acid sequence MARGKGKDKEKKTKVRIEKIETSGVFSLDGEDHEVENNVYVIGDNDEVIVVDAAHHAEAILEQVGDREILAVICTHGHNDHVNVALELAERDEAPVAMHRGDRRLWEMTHEDQRPDISIEPGGTFEVADIVLTVLHTPGHSPGSICLYAEDLGVVFTGDTLFKGGPGATGRSFSDFPTILTSISDELLSLPAKTRVLPGHGEETTIGTEEKDYADWVERGH
- the valS gene encoding valine--tRNA ligase; this translates as MAVPDRPSLSGLEEKWSRIWDEQRTYAFDRTRHRAEVYSIDTPPPTVSGTLHVGSMFSYTHTDLVARYKRMRGYRVFYPIGWDDNGLPTERRVQNYFGVRCDPTLPKDPDFTPPANPRGEPVAVSRPDFIALCLTLTAADEQEFERTFRTLGLSVDWTHTYTTIGDRARRVAQASFLREVRRGDAYQAEGPTLWDVDFGTAVAQAEVEDREIAGAYHALPFHTADGGDVLVETTRPELLPACVALVCHPDDERYAGLVGTRVDTPLFGASVPVYAHRLADPAKGTGIAMVCTFGDLTDVVWWRELDLPVRAVVGRDGRFLATPPAGVATAPYAELAGLTVRRARERLVELLRDAGELRGEPRSVTHAVNFYEKGDRPLEIVSTRQWYLRNGGRDESLRSALLARGRQLRWHPAHMAARYEDWVRGLAGDWLVSRQRYFGVPIPAWYPVGDDGVVDHQRPLLPAEDTLPVDPSTDPAPGYREEQRGRPGGFVADPDVFDTWATSSLSPQIVGGWLDDADLHGRVFPFDLRPQAHDIIRTWLFGTVVRAQLEHGSLPWRHAAISGFIYDPDRKKMSKSKGNAVTPAAVLEKYGADAFRYWAAHGRLGVDATYDDAMMRVGRRLAIKLLNVSKFVLTMAGDADPTAVREPLDLAMLGRLADVVADATDALDDYEHARALQLVEDAFWAFCDDHVELVKARAYGERGAAAQASAVFHRLLAPFLPYVAEEVWSWWQDGSVHRAEWPSATQVRELGAGDPELVDLAGAAIAAVRRAKSQAQLSMRADVSQLRIVAAEEVLARLRPALDDVAAAGRVAETSCVAGGDEQPIYTVELAEQPIDASLDLPRAVTPPHGSC
- a CDS encoding recombinase RecB → MGQLGFEGMPQRLYTCTPSRLASWVDCPRRYRMTYLDRPQPPKGPPWGHNSLGASVHGALAAWWRLPPEQRTTYAAQRLVDQGWISLGFRDDQQAEQVRARAREMVADYVAELDPYDEPVGIERVVATRTQVLALSGRVDRLDDRDGELVVVDYKTGRHALTVDDARGSMALALYAICTRQVLRRPCYRVELHHLPTGEVLGWEHDDHALQRQLRRAEQIGAEAAAADAKFRAGLSDAEVDEVFPPQPGPQCRYCDFAQHCPEGSTPYPTNHPWAGLAEAVPAD
- a CDS encoding S-(hydroxymethyl)mycothiol dehydrogenase; this encodes MPERVRAVVATGEKQPVSVETIVVPEPGPGEARVKVQACGVCHTDLHYREGAIEDKFPFLLGHEAAGVVESVGPDVTSVEPGDFVILNWRAVCGDCRACKRGRPWYCFATHNASQPMTLADGTELAPALGIGAFAELTLVAAGQCTKVDPDAPATVAGLLGCGVMAGIGAAINTGGVGRGDSVAVIGCGGVGDAAIAGARLAGARRIIAVDVDDRKLEWAKQFGATHTVNSKAADPVEEIRGLTGGNGADVVIEAVGRPETFTQAFYARDLAGVVVLVGVPDPKMTIELSMIDVFGRGGAVKSSWYGDCLPSRDFPMLIDLFQQGRLPLQDFVTETIPLDGVEDAFARMEHGNVLRSVVTF
- a CDS encoding GNAT family N-acetyltransferase, which translates into the protein MTPYPIRPFTADEFPRVGRVIAGAFLESYREEDIAVLQRTLELDRGLAAFDGDRPVATAGAHTFELTVPGTVAPAAGVTIVTVDPTYRRQGLLSALMTRQLGDLAEGGEAVAVLWASESSIYRRYGYAVASYRTMLEVDRAAAGLVADAPVDPELRLTIADPGEVTDDLAKLYDELRPQRPGFVTRDEAHWADTLNDPEHARDGALAMQALLVHGPAGDLRAYALHRISPGHDGLTSTATVRVEEIQANDAAAYAACWRFLSTVDLTAKVTSRQLPMDAPLFAMLADPRRARAIRNDALWVRLVRVGDALAQRRYAAPVDLVLDVRDERCPHNAGRWHLTGDEQTASCERTTATADLELDVRVLASAYLGESSLTAHAQAGYVTERREGALRRLGAAMSWEPRPWCPHSF